A genomic window from Salvia miltiorrhiza cultivar Shanhuang (shh) chromosome 5, IMPLAD_Smil_shh, whole genome shotgun sequence includes:
- the LOC130985761 gene encoding chaperone protein dnaJ 50 isoform X1 yields the protein MEPLASIRWSFSTLIFLVFLLIQPSLSIYCDEDDCYDLLGVTQSANASEIKKAYYKLSLKHHPDKNPDPESKKFFVKIANAYEILKDEATREQYDYAIAHPEEVFYNTARYYHAYYGHKTDTRAVLVGLLLILSGFQYLNQWTRYNQAIDMVKKTPAYKNKLKAMELERTGGVTNRKKGNKQINKYDLPYIDSMQMVEDLSKELELQIKGAEKPSLWELLAIRVILLPYTVGKLLLWYGHWLWRYQVKRERYSWEDASYLTRRSLGVPFDSWRDIDESRKDDLVQRRLWVKANLDSYLAEMRKESKRRR from the exons ATGGAGCCGTTAGCTTCTATCCGCTGGAGCTTTTCCACATTAATCTTCCTGGTCTTCCTCCTCATTCAACCATCTCTTTCGATCTACTGCGACGAGGATGATTGCTACGATCTTTTAGG GGTCACTCAGAGTGCCAATGCCTCCGAGATCAAGAAAGCTTACTACAAGCTCTCTCTTAAACA TCATCCGGATAAAAATCCGGATCCCGAATCGAAAAAGTTTTTTGTGAAGATTGCAAATGCTTACGAG ATATTGAAAGATGAAGCCACGAGGGAGCAGTATGACTATGCAATTGCACATCCAGAAGAG GTATTCTACAATACGGCAAGGTACTACCATGCTTACTACGGCCATAAGACA GATACTCGTGCTGTCCTTGTGGGTCTTCTTCTGATTCTCTCAGGATTTCAGTATCTTAACCAATGGACAAGGTATAACCAG GCCATTGACATGGTGAAGAAGACTCCAGCGTATAAAAATAAGCTAAAAGCTATGGAACTTGAACGCACTGGGGGAGTAACAAACAGGAAGAAGGGTAACAAGCAGATTAACAAGTATGACTTGCCTTATATTGATTCTAT GCAAATGGTGGAGGATCTTAGCAAGGAACTTGAACTGCAGATAAAAGGAGCTGAAAAGCCTTCTCTTTGGGAACTTCTCGCTATTCGTGTCATTTTACTGCCTTACACTGTGGGAAAG CTGTTACTATGGTATGGGCATTGGTTGTGGCGGTACCAGGTGAAACGAGAACGATATTCGTGGGAAGATGCCTCCTATCTTACTAGAAGATCTCTTGGGGTACCTTTTGACTCATGGAGAGACATAG ATGAATCAAGAAAGGACGATCTTGTCCAAAGACGTCTGTGGGTAAAAGCCAACTTGGACAGCTACCTCGCTGAGATGAGGAAAGAATCAAAGCGCCGAAGATAG
- the LOC130985761 gene encoding chaperone protein dnaJ 50 isoform X2: MEPLASIRWSFSTLIFLVFLLIQPSLSIYCDEDDCYDLLGVTQSANASEIKKAYYKLSLKHHPDKNPDPESKKFFVKIANAYEILKDEATREQYDYAIAHPEEVFYNTARYYHAYYGHKTDTRAVLVGLLLILSGFQYLNQWTRYNQAIDMVKKTPAYKNKLKAMELERTGGVTNRKKGNKQINKQMVEDLSKELELQIKGAEKPSLWELLAIRVILLPYTVGKLLLWYGHWLWRYQVKRERYSWEDASYLTRRSLGVPFDSWRDIDESRKDDLVQRRLWVKANLDSYLAEMRKESKRRR, encoded by the exons ATGGAGCCGTTAGCTTCTATCCGCTGGAGCTTTTCCACATTAATCTTCCTGGTCTTCCTCCTCATTCAACCATCTCTTTCGATCTACTGCGACGAGGATGATTGCTACGATCTTTTAGG GGTCACTCAGAGTGCCAATGCCTCCGAGATCAAGAAAGCTTACTACAAGCTCTCTCTTAAACA TCATCCGGATAAAAATCCGGATCCCGAATCGAAAAAGTTTTTTGTGAAGATTGCAAATGCTTACGAG ATATTGAAAGATGAAGCCACGAGGGAGCAGTATGACTATGCAATTGCACATCCAGAAGAG GTATTCTACAATACGGCAAGGTACTACCATGCTTACTACGGCCATAAGACA GATACTCGTGCTGTCCTTGTGGGTCTTCTTCTGATTCTCTCAGGATTTCAGTATCTTAACCAATGGACAAGGTATAACCAG GCCATTGACATGGTGAAGAAGACTCCAGCGTATAAAAATAAGCTAAAAGCTATGGAACTTGAACGCACTGGGGGAGTAACAAACAGGAAGAAGGGTAACAAGCAGATTAACAA GCAAATGGTGGAGGATCTTAGCAAGGAACTTGAACTGCAGATAAAAGGAGCTGAAAAGCCTTCTCTTTGGGAACTTCTCGCTATTCGTGTCATTTTACTGCCTTACACTGTGGGAAAG CTGTTACTATGGTATGGGCATTGGTTGTGGCGGTACCAGGTGAAACGAGAACGATATTCGTGGGAAGATGCCTCCTATCTTACTAGAAGATCTCTTGGGGTACCTTTTGACTCATGGAGAGACATAG ATGAATCAAGAAAGGACGATCTTGTCCAAAGACGTCTGTGGGTAAAAGCCAACTTGGACAGCTACCTCGCTGAGATGAGGAAAGAATCAAAGCGCCGAAGATAG